One window of Apteryx mantelli isolate bAptMan1 unplaced genomic scaffold, bAptMan1.hap1 HAP1_SCAFFOLD_61, whole genome shotgun sequence genomic DNA carries:
- the LOC136996622 gene encoding perilipin-3-like, whose product MFFWNALPHRGDETRVLSGIKELVSPSITGAEVAAIRVAVLEAAREVVQRVLESARSVVTSQGMAVDCEAGKITDRSVEAVPGKSDHHFPITDEELADLVVSVEGTEGAAVQQQSDHQGYFIHLSSLPTHLHQKAYQCFLAKVRKIKMVTQETFSKLQEVIELIDCVKQGIDQKLQNGQEKLHQMWLTWNKKQPKESEDATSLELKWLEVQILAMSHGITQQLQHTLQTLLANSQGFPSSIQDKMQQVQQELQETHNSLQAAASFQDLSRNIVTQKHHLMNTGQECMNELLEYVEHNRPLAWLVGPFTPSSRASVGSQKGTKEKEAAEEERESKAGQEEVARIGIGYTLCL is encoded by the exons atgttcttctggaatgctctccctcacagaggagatgagacccgg gttCTCTCTGGCATCAAAGAGCTGGTGTCACCCAGCATCACTGGTGCCGAAGTTGCTGCGATCAGAGTGGCGGtgttggaggcagccagggaagttgttcagagagtcctGGAGTCTGCTAGGTCCGTGGTGACCAGCCAGGGCATGGCAGTGGATTGCGAAGCAGGCAAGATCACTGACAGAAGTGtggaagctgtgccaggaaaatcggatcaccatttccccatcacagatgaggaactag ctgacctTGTGGTCTCTGTGGAGGGGACTGAAGGGGCAGCTGTCCAGCAGCAGTCAGACCATCAGGGTTATTTCATACATCTGAGTTCCTTGCCCACTCATCTGCATCAAAAAGCCTACCAGTGCTTCTTAGCCAAAGTGAGGAAGATCAAGATGGTCACGCAGGAGACTTTCTCAAAGTTGCAGGAGGTCATTGAGCTG ATTGATTGTGTCAAGCAGGGTATTGAtcagaagcttcaaaatgggcaggagaagctgcaccaGATGTGGCTGACCTGGAACAAGAAGCAGCCAAAAGAGAGTGAGGACGCAACTTCCTTGGAGCTGAAG TGGCTGGAGGTCCAGATTCTGGCCATGTCTCATGGCATCACCCAGCAACTGCAGCACACTCTGCAGACTCTACTGGCCAACAGCCAAGGCTTCCCATCCAGCATCCAGGACAAGatgcagcaggtacagcaggaattacaggagacccacaactccttgcaggctgctgcttctttccaagacCTGTCCAGGAACATCGTGACCCAGAAACACCATTTAATGAACACAGGCCAGGAGTGCATGAATGAACTGCTGGAGTATGTGGAACATAATAGACCTCTTGCCTGGCTGGTGGGACCTTTCACACCATCTTCTAGAGCCTCTGTAGGAtcacaaaaagggacaaaagagaaggaag cagcagaggaggagagggaaagtaaagcagGACAGGAAGAGGTAGCCAGAATTGGCATTGGCTATACCTTGTGCTTGTAG